The following DNA comes from Erigeron canadensis isolate Cc75 chromosome 3, C_canadensis_v1, whole genome shotgun sequence.
CATTCAACTTAGTTAACTCACAACATGTTGAAAAATACAACCTCAGTCTTATAGGGGAAAAAGGAAGGAGAACCTTGGTAGATTCTGCAATTAAACTGGTGCGGTCACATATGTAGAAATAGAACAATATTCCTCCAAATTCTGACCTGCATCAGGTTGTGAAATCAGTATATAATTTCCACATAAGCTAAATCGTTGAAAAGAAGCAtcgatatttatatatatcaccaGCAAAGCCCTACAACTTACATTGCCCTCAGGGTTGCCCGATTCTCAAGCAAAAAAGAATCTTCCATTGTCACAAATCTACAATCAAGGAGGCCAACAATGTAAGGAGTACTAGAACAACCAAATAcagaacaagaaaaagaaaaagaaatccaTCAACTTGATTGATTACCTAATTAAGTTCGCTTTAATGGACGCAGTAGGCTGCTTCAATGATGCTGATTTTGTAAGGCCCCCTTCCAGTAAAAGAGCTCGGTCATCTTCCTCCTTTGTTTTGGTTTCCAATTCAACCAAATTGTTGTCTGAGTGACTGTTTCCAGAAATAAACATGTAAGTGCATTTATAAAGATCCTAGAAAACTCAGCAAGTCTGATTCGTTACTAACTGAATGATGTATACCTTTCCAAGTTTGGAAAAAATAACGAATAACATAAAAGCTAGAGTCTAGCTTCAATTTATTGGATAGATGGATACAACAACAGCAACAATACCAAATCTTGCCATGCAGGGAGGGAGAGGTGGTATCTAGATGAATATAGTTAGATAAAGGCTTGGAACCAAAACAAACTATACTATGATCCTTAAATGTAAGGGAATTAAATTTCCAATCACTCGCATTTGAGAATAGATATCAAGTACTGTACTTTGCATAAAGAATAGATGGAACTTTAAaaaggtgtatatatatatataggcacaAGTGTAGGGAAATGTTTTAAACTTGTCCAGGATGTGCTAGTATTTGTATCAAATTTTCATAGTTTGGCATTGTATGTATCTGGTTACCACTTCATCAGTGTAACAATTACTTTCTTTTGCTTTATGGCAGTCGTATAAGTTGGCACATCGTTGAAACCATTGTTACGTCAAGATTTTACAATTTATAAGATGTAAGACACAGAATTGAAAGTTTAATACATCTGACAAAGGTTTTGAAAGTAGCAACACTTTACATAAACAAATCAAAACAAGCCGAGTTGAATACATTTCCACACACTTGTTCCAAAAGTATACTCAAAACAAAGAGTAAACTATGGCTACTATTCTACTAACAATGTTAAATAGAAAAAGCTCACAGTTTAGATGCGGATGACGATTTTTGGTATTCCAGCCACTCGGAGTATATCCAAGCAACAAAAATAGGAATGATTCCAAGCAAAAACGACACCTGCGATACAACGCGATATCGATAATTAAGATAAAATGACTTAATAACACAAAACTGTATATAATAACATTGAATCAATGCAGTTTGTACAATGTGAAGTAATTATCATTACAAtgctaataaataaataaatacaacagAACATGAATCATGAGTTATATTGAACTGAATGAATACatatatgtagatatagatatagattaataTTATAGTACAgatgtataaatatagatagatagatagatatggtTATGAAGTAGTAGTGTGGTTAAGTTAGTTAACCTGGCCAGGTGTTAAAGGTCCAGAAACCGCCATTTTTTGGATTCGTGGCAAAGGAATTCAaactgaaattgaaattgaaatttaaaggagatgaaaatgaagaagattCATAACAGATTCAAGAACATATTGATGGATCAACCTATAGATACAGAGTATTATAAGTATAGGaatgtgtgtgagagagagagtgagagtggaagtatatattattatttgaagaGGAATGGGGTAGTAAGAGAAGGAGAAGATGAAACCCTGACTCACTAACCAACGAGAAGGAGAGATCTGAAgcaacaattttttattttttttttatattgaattaaattgTTGAtgtcttgatgatgatgatgatgtgattggaatttattattattattttttcattttattttttaattgaagTTGGTTGGTTTATTGCTTCACGAAATGAATAGGCACCAACACCATTGGAAGACGTGTCCCCGTCGGTGTACGGTTTGCCAAtccataattttctttttatgttttatataggAAAAAATGAGTATAGATTTGTTATGTACTTaatttgagtgaaaaatctctcacataataatattttaatattttaaataaataattggcccctcataatttttatggttaaaaaaaaatatgtgaggggtttttcacccaaataatatactaatttaattttttgtttgtcttttttttttaatcattttaagaTTGAGGGTATGTTTGGCCAGAAGCTTTTAAGAGTTTTTAGGAACTTCAAGCTTCaagtttttaagaaaaaactccAATTTAATGAAAAGTCTCATTTGGTTAGAAGAGCTACAAGCttttagagagaaaaaaatcTACTTCTTGAAACACTACTATTGTTAGCGTTTAGCAAAGGCTGCAACTTTTGGGTAGTAGAATTACTTTCATATCCTCTAATATTTATTATAGAGTATAAAAGTGTTAGGCATAAGAGTAGTCATTGACTACGGAAATGTGAAGAGAAGGATATTGTGACACGAAATCATGTCACCGTATTcactatatatactatatacttAAGGTAataactttcttttattttagatATTATACAGAgtataaaatgttatataaaatgtaaTGTATTGtgaaatatttatatgatataattCTATAAAATAATAAGGATATAATATTACTAATTACTATTGCCTGCAacttagaatatatatatatagtattatttattattatatatttttaccaaTGTCTATTTTAGTCATTTTATAACTTTGTTAAAAGCTTTAGCTACTTATCCAAACATTAAAATATGTGTGAAAAGCTTTAGCTACCAGCTTCTAGTTACAACTACTAGCTACCAGCCACCAGCTTTCAGCTAGAAGTTAGTTTTACCAAACATATCctgaataaaaaacaaaattcccAAAAGATAATATTGAGAAAAACCCTTAATCTTTAAGACAAATTTGATTTTTCTATGAAGctcacacacaaaaaaatacACCAAATATTCCCAAATGTGTAGGTCTGGTTTTGATTTCAAAGGGAAGATGATTTTAAAGATATTACATAGTTAAATTTTCAAATCTTAGAACTTTGTGGACAAAACTAATAGTTAGGTAGTTATCATGTGGTGTTTTTGTATATAACTAGATTCCTTTACAAGTATAAATATGTAACGACTACTTTAAACAAAAGCTTATAGGTGATACTTTGCTATCTTATTTGTTGGGGTCTAGTTTTAGTTCGTTGGTACATCCACCACAGGTATTAATTAAAATGTTGTCCTCAACGAACTCAATTGTTTtgcaattaattaatattaagtGATACTCGTATATGTTTTTGCTTTCTGatttgtttggggtttatttAAAACTGAATTTGTATTGAAGTCACATTTCTCATTTTAGCATGCATGCTTGaaatggacaaaaaaaaaaaaaaattatcacagTTGGCAAACCccttaatttttcatatttagtctccaaaatcatttacttatatttattcaaagtttattttaaacttcaaaatatgtTAAATTATACTCATTTGGTTAGTTCGAATTAGAACTTTGAAGACTCGCATTTAAAATACAACTTTTGATTACCAATGTCGCACAAAGATTAAAGAAATAAGATGCATTATTAATCATAcatatctataattctatatgtATTTTTACTACTCGTAGatgtttttaagtttcaatactTAATCATTTATCTAGATGTAACAGTTGTTTTGCACGTGTTTCCAAACATTTAGCTTCCATTAGGATAAAAAGCCTTGTTTAAGTCTCATACTTGTCTCAACATGTATATATCAAGTCAACATCTTAGAATTCTTGTACTTTATCCAGCTAAATGACCCAATAATTATTCCAGAAGTATCCCCGtttcatttcatattttcaCAGTAAGTAAACCTCTACAAAACAGGCTTTCCGCGAATCTTGTTAATGCTGTTTAACTACCAAAAATTGGTTAGTTGGATATAAATTAAACGTGTCCCTCCAAACCGTTAGTCCTCTTCCAGTCCCATACAACTTTGTATGGCACGGCTGCAGAATCTTTGTCAGCTGGAAGCTCAGAACGACGCCTGAAAACTGCAATCTGTGAAGCAAACCCAGGTTCTACGCCGTCAACACCACCAACACCACTAAATTCAACATCATAGTTGTGTTTTTCAGAAAGCTCAGATGCCCAGATTCTGAACTGCTCCCGGGTCCACTCAAATTTGTGGTCAAAGTTGCGGAATTTGCAAGGTTTTGTTGGGTTTTTGTCATCCATGTCGTCCTCTGGGGTTTGAGGAGCTGATTTTTGAAGTATTACATTGTACTCGTAGTTTGGGGTGGATATGATAAGAAGTTTTGGACAAAAGGAGCTCAGCACAACGTTGCCAAATAAGGTTGCTTGGTCTTCTGACATGTGTTCAATCACCTAACATGAAGTCCAAGTCAAATGGTCAATGAAACAGTTGACCAGTTACCAACTGCCTAAAAAATTATGACTACTAATAGACAAAAAGTTAAATGTCATTCACTTACCTCTAAACATGTTCCAATATCACATCCGTATACCCGAGAATCAAAGGTTGTGATTGAACCATCTAACAACTGAGCATATTCGATACCGCTACATGGCGTTTGAGTATTACAACTGGTACTTAGCTTGGAATGTAGGGTCTGACATATAAAATAGAATATCAAACTATGCAGTATCGAAGAAAATTTGGATGTATGTTTTATCACAACACAAGTCTTATCTCAGAGATGGCAATTTCAGCCCATTTACTTACGAAAGGGTCCATTTTATTATCcgtaacaaaaaaataataaaataataactaaaaggaAAATGGGTCAAGCGGGTTGAGAGTTTCCAAAGTGTATTTCTAAAGCTTAGAGCCTGCTAAACCTATTTATTTTGATAAGTTAtattgttgttgcaacaatatAGTTTTTGGAATCATACTTGAAAGatcaataattttttaaaaactggaCGACTAACTAATTCTGGATCCGTTACCCACCCAACCTATTTTGGAACCTCTAATAATTTACCTTTGCTGCACGAGCAAGGGCTTTAGTTGATATGTCAACACCAATAATTCTTTCCAGTGATGTTGGATAATCCAGTAATGAGTCCAACAAGCTTCCAGACCCACAACCAAAGTCAACCTGCCACAAAACAAAGATAGTATGGGACCACAAGTTGAATTTCACATAATCAAGATATACATTTGAATTTCTGAACATACCAGGAAAGTTGCTGAAGATTCCTTAATGTGTCCCACCGCATAGTTAACACGCTGCTTAGATAAAGAAGGGCTAAATTGAGCCTTTTCCATTCTGTCTTCCATGGGTTCCGTAACCCGCAACAAAGTTGTGGTGTATTCCAGGCCGCATCCACCtattattcatatattataAACCGAATAACAATATAAGacgaaaaaaacaataaaaagtagCGATAGACTTCCAAATGATCCAAGTGTACTAGAGGGCACAAATTCAACCTATTTATGGAAATGAGATGACATAAGCCATATTTCATTGGTAAATGATGATGGATCAAAACGAGTAAGATAATTAAGTTAGCTTAAAGAAACTAATCAAATAGTTAAAAATTGCCTTTTCACCAAAACAGGCTCTTACATTGTTTTTATCGAGCAAAAATCACTAAAATCACAATTTCGTAAGCAAAATTGAAGgattaataaaaatcaaaataaaaatggacAAGAAAATGTTGACAAGTCATTGCAACTCATTACAGCCAGTTTGACCCATTAGACAATGTGTCAAACCTACCCATTACATCACATGTAATAGCATACTTGTAAGAAAAAAGCGAAAAAGGGAACAGGTTGAAAGCCATTCTAAGTGTATTCAAAATTCACATTTAAGAAAAAACCTCTTGGCGGTTTATTTCAAGAAATCATATTGCCAATGTAAGAAGTTAGTCCTTCAATTAAATTTAACACGTGATATATTGATAGAGCttaagaaaagagaaaagtgTTTGTGGGTCATCCTCGCCCGACCCATTTTAATTTTACATGCCCGATTTGGCACCTCTAGCCTCATATACCAAGTATAAACTAATAATCAAGATCACCTGCGGAGAGTAAAGAAAGACTCCGTGAAAGATCAGCACTGGCTGCAAAAATCAACTCCCGAGGAGGCATCTCCACTCTAAAATGAGCAGATTGACCCACACCCGTCTGTGCCACAACTGCTTCAAGATCTGGAATAACAGCCTCACTCCCAAACTCAAACTCAAATTCTTCATTTTTCTCTAGAAGTTCTTTATCACCTTCAGTCACTAAAAACACACTGTAGCATACACATACTAGACACCCATTTGATGGAAAAATGTCAGAGTCTGGACCTTGTATGTTGTAAGAACATACGTTATCACTAAATGCTTGTACTTTTTTACTGTTAGCCTCAAAACCCGACCATGACTTGTGAACTAGCGAAAAAAAATGCAATTCCTTTGAGATATGTTCAGGATAGAAGTCAAGATCCAGACCATTTCCGTTGGTCAAATCCTCTCGTTGCATACTGAGTTTCTTTAAGTAATCACCTAGCCATGAGATCACCTTTGATGATGCATTTTGGACAGCATCACTTTGCTTCTTAAACAAATCTCGGGGGTAACAATGTAAtattaaatcttgaccctttgAGAGTAATTTCACTTCACACCTATAAATTTCTTCAGGTCCCTCTATGTCTTTGGCAGGGACCAGGGAAAAAACAGGTTCAGGTAATTGATGCTGACGGGCAAATGTACAGAGGATATCCCTTGGAAGCAAGCCCCTCCAATTACTTCGAGCCCCAAATCTTGCAGGTAATTCAGCTACAAGTACTGCCTCCCGTGACAGCTTGTATATACCAGTAGGTACCTTGTTCATAAGTAACCTAATAAAACAATAACCGTTGAAAGAGAACTAACTTTTAGATTTGATGTAATGagagtagaggtggcaagatgggcgAGTCATGCAGGTTGGATAACAGGTAAAACAGATTCAGGCCGAATGAGTAATTTTGCTACAAGTCAAAACGAGTTAGGTCGTCTCGGGCTAACCCAAAACCTTGTTCATATTCAAAACTTTTGTAAGAAAATTAATTTGtctaataaaaatacataactttttatacaataataatctctttttttaaaaaaaaattgcttttATGCACTAAAATACACAATAAACACATTTTCTTCAGAGCTACCTTTTGAATTTCACGAGTTTAGCCCATTAGAGATCAAACATACCCCGCATTGATGCATAAGTAGATAGGTCAAAACTGCCATCTATAAGTAAAAGAATGAGGAATAAAAACCTATAATATGTGCTGGAAGTTACATCTTCGTGGAAAAGATCACAAGATTTCCACGTGTAGCCTATGGTAGCCAAAATAGCATCTCCATATATGATCTGACCAGATAAATAACTGGCCCTTGCATTCATAAATGCTCCATCTTCGAGATCTTTTTTGGGAGCATGAAAATACAACCTTGTTTCAGAAGATGCTTTTCCAACAGATCTGAATAAGAAAAGGAAACACATGATGAAAGGAAGTAATTAGAGCCAATATATTGGTAAACACTAACGAGCTCTGAAGTACAAAAATAGTTTGCTTTTGAGAGGTAGAGGCCTCTTACCAAGATGATCACTTAAAATATCTACAATCTCTATGGAATGAAGTATGACCTACGTTATCTACTAAACTACtacatatatagttaattaaCTAAGATGATCATATAGTTGTTACATTTTAAAACTCTCAGCATCACTCACCACTTCCATAAGTAGTTCATATttgaatgctaactactaactactaactcgttcaaaaaaaaaagtagttaattGTTGAATTAAGGTGTACCTGAAGATAATTTTGTTCAACAAACTGCCAGAATGGTGAAATGAAACTAGGCATTTAGAAAAGTGACTGTATTGCCCTTAGAAAAAGTGACTATTGAATATATCACAGTACCAAACTTTTATTGACAGCGGTGATAGGTTTGCATAGTGTAAAGATTACACTCCATACACTTGGATGAACCAATTAGGCGTCCACTTACTAACCCGCATATGTGATTAAGATAACGACACCCAACTCTGAGTTATAAGGTATCTAGCTCACGGAATCATTAACATCTAAAAAATGTATACTaaaatgaaatacatataactagaGATAGCAAGATGGGGAGGTTGGGTAATGGGCTAAGTAGTCAAGGACATAAAttcggtgtttcggtcacgGACTGGCATACGAAATATCGtttttttcggtggtatttcggtgattctaatattatatatatatatacttatatatatacataaataagagtaaaagataaaacctgGAAGTGCTGAAACAGAATTCACTGAAATTTCGGAAATTTCGGTCAAATTTCggaaatttcggtggtatttcggtcaaAACCACCGAAATTTTCGGTAACGATATCAAAACCGAAATTCAATACCGAAATTATGTCCCACTACCGAAAaccggtataccaccgaaatttcaccgaaattgataacataggtAATGGGTCGGAACACGTTGGGTTGACACACACTTTTTTGTCAACTCATATCACTATTTCGATAACCAGATAATGCATTGAATATAATAGTAGAACAAtactatttataataatattccAAATCTTAGAACAAAATGATTGAAGGAGTTGTCTACGTTATAGATACACTCAGAGGCTACATGCAACCCATTTCACTAGTTCCTTTTTTATCTGATTAGTTTCATCTGACccatttaaaattattaaatgggtcaaaattgtacCTCTAGCTGAGATGAAAGCCATATAATATTTATGTGTTGTACACTTGTACCATACCTGGAAAGCATAACCATAGAAGCATCTGCAGCTCCAAGACCTCGGGCAATGACATCCATGTAATACTTATTTGAAGAAACATCCAGAGTTGAAGGCTTAACATTCTCCTCCACCAGATACGGAACTTGTATAACCTTAATATAAGTTTCTTGCTGGCATGAAGCCTCTACAGATTGTATAACTTCAGGGGGGTATGGGCTTATTCTTCTTAATGAGAAATTCTCTTTCGAAGTAAACACAGTTTCAGATAATCTTGTGGCAGCATCCATAACCATTGACATCACCTCCAACGGTTTTGACTCGATTTCAGGTTTTATGCTCTTACATAGATTAGATAGCTTAGAATCAAAGAAGCACATTACAGTAATGGGTACAAGACCATTGAGGTGACCCTCTCTCTGCAAAGCTGCTCGGAAGTGACCACTCAGTGGATGACATGTGGAATAGAACTGTTGAAAGAATCGAGAATTAAAAAGCACAGAAACAAATTATCCTGAAAAGTATAATGCATTGACATATAACTTAAAGATACAAATACATCAATAACATGCATAATGATTAAAGGAGCCAAGATGAGCGGGTCGACAAGTTGGGTAACTGAATAAAACCGTGTTCCAGGtttgtatgcattaaaaatagaCATTGGCCAACTTTCAACTCCTTCCATTTAAGTTAACCTTTTTTATTTGACTTATTTAAGAGAAAACACAAGCAAAATTGAACCAGTTATAAGTCAATGAGTCAAAATTGGCACCATTAATAATGATGTTTCATTATGCTTTCATAAGATAAAAGTAACCTACATCATTTGAGAATAGATAGGAAAGCCGAGAAATCAATTGATCTGCTGGATCTTCAACAGGAGGGTCAGTTAACTGCAAAAAAGAAGATATAGAGTTATATCAATcatcatatatttttctatCTTGTCTTGAATCAGAGAAATGTGTTGCTTCAAACAGAATATCCCAGTAAACTTCCAATCAGTAAACACTTATATATGGAGTAAAATGGAACACAGATAGTATTCACTAAAGAAGCATACTTATAACAATCCTGAAACACAAAGAAATACTGTATGAAGTTTTAGTAGTAGAGAGTGGAATGACCAATGAAAAATGTAACCTTAGCCAAGCTGTGCAAATGAGCCCATTTAAACAACGTGATGGTCAAATACAAAACATATACGAATTCATGTGGTGTACTTGTATGAGTAGTTGATAACATACGGTACCATATCATGTGATTATGTGAATGAGGGAAGCTGATTATATTTGACAAATTGATAGGAACAAAAAGGGAAACAAACCTTCTCTAGGGCCTTTTCTGCAGCAGATTGCATTGCTTCCTTCTTTCTCTTGCAGATATCCGACACAACACTAAATTCAGGGAGTTCCAAGCAGCAACGGTATAGGCAAGGACCTTTCTGTGGAATAGCCAGTCCGGGGCATCCATTTGATGCAAACTCTTGAATTTCCTCCACATTATAACGCGCCTTATCTCCAAATCTCTTGTGTATAATTGCCTTAGGATTGACAACTTCCTTATTTGACGAACCTCCTGTCACCATTGTATGATTCTCTAATAGAAATTACCTCTTTGCAACGAATTTTGACAAGATGGATAAACAGCTGCATATATAACACATATGTATTAGACTTATATCAAAAGCTGTACTCTTACATTAGCAACTTAATTATAAATACACCCCTGCTTGGAGctttgaattttaaaaacttCACTAAATTACTTCATTAAAACCCCTCACTGAGAAAACAACAGAGAGGGATCCCTGTTCAGCCTATCGGAGAAATTCGAAACCTTTGGCTATTATATATGCGGCCTAAACGGTATTCCCGTCGCCGTTTCCTAGACTTCTTCACTAACCATACCCATTTTCTGAATCACATAAAAAAGAATGTTACTGACTACTGTTAAAACTAcataaaattttcaagaaacataaaaagatacaaactttACAACAACCATATACCGAAACCACATAAGATCAAATGGGTAGTAAAGCAACACAACATTGAGATAATATATTCACTTAAGAAAGCAAATGCatgggtttttttattttacaaatacAAAGTCAGTAAGAAAAAATGGCataaaaattcaagaaattGGAATCTTAAGCACatagtaaaataaaaacaaaagtaataaATGACAAATTCAGTGATCAAATTtattttactattatataaagaaatataaaggTACAAACTTTACCTATAACATTTGCAATGCAAACAAAAGGGGATAACAATGAAAAACAACTTAGGGTTTTGTAGGTTTTGTGAAAGATTATGAGAATTTGATGCTTTTTAAGAAGTGGGGTTTGGTTGGAATTCAAGAAAGAAAAGTATTTGTAGGGGTTTTAGAGAGGTACACGGAAAAAAGCATAGCAAGTACCTTTTTAACTTCTTTTGAAGTTTGTTTTGACTTATACAGTACACCACCAAGTTTTTGGAGTAACTTCGAACTTACAATGtagaaagttaaagaagaagcgACAAACACATAAGGCGTTGGATGTACGCACCTAAAATACCATATTGATACTCAAAATTTTTTGGAAGAACTATTTTGTAATAGGAGTTATATGTGACTGTGACGGCGGTGCCGACAGATGGTGGCGGTAACAGGTGATGGGAGTGGCAATGGTGCtgaatttaaaattaattgatgttaaagaaaATAGTGTAGCGGCAATGATAGTGGTTGTGACGGCGGTGGCGACAGACAGTAGCGtgaatttaaaattaattgatagttaaaaaaaaatagtgtagatatattaagatttgaggaatttatgttataaattattttattaagggtattataggtatattaggtgaagatgtttaaattaatgaataaataaaaagggtGTTTTCGGTAGTTCAATTCCTTGATTGAGATTATTAAAAAGTGAAATGCTTTTTACAAggtactagtcctaataccaaTACGATGTACGATAGTTATATAActtgtattataaagaaatttgaatatatctcatacatgatttgtgattTCGTGAGTGTTAAATaaattatagttaaaataaac
Coding sequences within:
- the LOC122590532 gene encoding small RNA 2'-O-methyltransferase; this translates as MVTGGSSNKEVVNPKAIIHKRFGDKARYNVEEIQEFASNGCPGLAIPQKGPCLYRCCLELPEFSVVSDICKRKKEAMQSAAEKALEKLTDPPVEDPADQLISRLSYLFSNDFYSTCHPLSGHFRAALQREGHLNGLVPITVMCFFDSKLSNLCKSIKPEIESKPLEVMSMVMDAATRLSETVFTSKENFSLRRISPYPPEVIQSVEASCQQETYIKVIQVPYLVEENVKPSTLDVSSNKYYMDVIARGLGAADASMVMLSRSVGKASSETRLYFHAPKKDLEDGAFMNARASYLSGQIIYGDAILATIGYTWKSCDLFHEDVTSSTYYRLLMNKVPTGIYKLSREAVLVAELPARFGARSNWRGLLPRDILCTFARQHQLPEPVFSLVPAKDIEGPEEIYRCEVKLLSKGQDLILHCYPRDLFKKQSDAVQNASSKVISWLGDYLKKLSMQREDLTNGNGLDLDFYPEHISKELHFFSLVHKSWSGFEANSKKVQAFSDNVCSYNIQGPDSDIFPSNGCLVCVCYSVFLVTEGDKELLEKNEEFEFEFGSEAVIPDLEAVVAQTGVGQSAHFRVEMPPRELIFAASADLSRSLSLLSAGGCGLEYTTTLLRVTEPMEDRMEKAQFSPSLSKQRVNYAVGHIKESSATFLVDFGCGSGSLLDSLLDYPTSLERIIGVDISTKALARAAKTLHSKLSTSCNTQTPCSGIEYAQLLDGSITTFDSRVYGCDIGTCLEVIEHMSEDQATLFGNVVLSSFCPKLLIISTPNYEYNVILQKSAPQTPEDDMDDKNPTKPCKFRNFDHKFEWTREQFRIWASELSEKHNYDVEFSGVGGVDGVEPGFASQIAVFRRRSELPADKDSAAVPYKVVWDWKRTNGLEGHV